The following are encoded together in the Brassica napus cultivar Da-Ae chromosome A9, Da-Ae, whole genome shotgun sequence genome:
- the LOC106434184 gene encoding probable ferric reduction oxidase 1 isoform X2: MSKEVTMKVIKLLMMAILMGTIVIWIMMPTSTYRKIWLTSMRAKLGKTTNFGKPGVNLLVYMFPMILLPSLGCIYLHLKKQTSVDQFRSGVERKKREKCSALRRPMLVKGPLGIVTVTELMFLTMFMALLLWSLTNYFYFTFVTVTPQSAAIHGDKLWEARLDSVAVRLGLAGNICLAFLFYPVSRGSSLLAAVGLTSESSIKYHIWVGHLVMILITSHGVCYVVYWISTNQVYQMLEWDRTSISNLAGEIALVAGLVMWTTTFPAIRKRFFEAFYYTHHLYIVFMLFFVFHVGISHSLISLPGFYIFVVDRFLRFLQSRNNVKLVSARVLPCDTVELNFSKNPMLMYSPTSILFVKIPSISKLQWHPFTITSSSKLEPEKLSVMIKGQGKWSTKLYQMLSSSDQIDRLTVSIEGPYGPTSTDFLRHDSLVMVSGGSGITPFISIIRDLIYLSSTSTCQIPKMTLICAFKHSSDLSMLDLILPISSDISSFLDIQIKAFVTRETESTHNKNIIKPLCFKPYVSDQPISPILGPNSWLCLATILSSSFMIFIIIIGIITRYHIYPIDQGLNKYTSAYKSIIYLLAISVSVVATSSIAVFSNKKQYCTKNDQVVEGLSPLVTESSPQQLLSESTSIHYGERPNLNINCVKAELLLGLKGLSVGVFVCGPRKMRQEVAKICSFRSPENLQFESISFSW; this comes from the exons ATGAGTAAGGAAGTGACTATGAAGGTGATTAAGCTCTTAATGATGGCGATTCTGATGGGGACTATCGTGATTTGGATCATGATGCCGACTTCTACTTACAGGAAGATCTGGTTAACATCCATGCGTGCCAAGCTCGGCAAAACGACTAATTTCGGGAAACCAG GAGTGAACCTTTTAGTTTACATGTTCCCAATGATTCTATTGCCTTCTCTGGGATGTATCTACCTTCACTTGAAGAAACAAACTAGTGTTGACCAATTTCGTAG TGGggtggagaggaagaagagagagaagtgtAGTGCATTAAGAAGACCAATGTTAGTGAAGGGACCATTAGGAATAGTGACAGTGACCGAGCTTATGTTCTTGACGATGTTCATGGCTCTTCTTCTTTGGAGCTTAACCAATTACTTTTACTTTACTTTTGTCACCGTCACGCCTCAATCAGCAGCAATCCACGGAGATAAACT atgGGAAGCAAGACTGGATTCAGTAGCAGTACGGTTAGGTCTAGCCGGGAACATATGCTTGGCGTTCTTGTTCTATCCAGTGTCTCGTGGCTCGTCGTTGCTAGCTGCAGTTGGGCTAACGTCAGAGTCAAGCATCAAGTACCATATATGGGTCGGCCACTTGGTCATGATCTTAATCACTAGCCATGGCGTTTGTTACGTTGTCTATTGGATATCCACAAATCAAGTCTATCAG ATGTTGGAGTGGGATAGGACGTCTATCTCGAATTTAGCCGGAGAGATAGCTTTGGTGGCCGGACTTGTAATGTGGACCACCACATTTCCCGcaataagaaagagattcttcgAAGCCTTCTACTACACTCACCACCTCTACATCGTCTTCATGCTCTTCTTTGTCTTCCACGTTGGCATCTCTCACTCGTTGATCTCTTTACCCGGTTTCTACATCTTCGTCGTCGATCGTTTCTTGAGATTTCTTCAGTCGCGCAACAATGTCAAGCTAGTCTCTGCTCGTGTCCTTCCTTGTGATACGGTCGAGCTCAATTTCTCCAAAAACCCTA TGCTGATGTATAGCCCGACGAGTATATTGTTCGTGAAAATACCGAGTATTTCCAAGCTTCAGTGGCATCCATTTACGATAACTTCTAGTAGTAAACTCGAACCAGAGAAGCTAAGTGTTATGATAAAGGGCCAAGGCAAATGGTCCACTAAGCTTTACCAGATGCTTTCTTCTTCTGATCAGATCGACCGCCTCACTGTTTCCATTGAAGGACCATACGGCCCTACTTCCACTGACTTCTTACG acATGACTCTCTAGTTATGGTGAGTGGAGGTAGTGGGATTACACCGTTCATATCCATAATCCGAGACCTAATCTACTTAAGCTCAACTAGCACTTGTCAAATCCCCAAAATGACGCTAATCTGCGCGTTTAAGCACTCCTCTGACCTCTCCATGCTTGACCTAATCTTACCCATCTCCAGTGACATCTCCTCGTTTTTAGATATACAGATCAAAGCCTTCGTCACCCGAGAGACAGAATCAACTCACAACAAGAACATCATCAAACCTCTCTGTTTCAAACCATATGTCTCAGACCAACCCATCTCACCTATACTTGGACCCAACTCATGGCTCTGTCTCGCCACCATCCTCTCTTCTTCATTCATGATCTTTATTATCATCATCGGAATTATCACGAGATATCACATTTACCCAATTGATCAAGGCTTGAATAAGTACACATCGGCTTATAAATCTATCATCTACCTTCTAGCAATCTCCGTTAGCGTGGTGGCTACGTCTTCAATCGCTGTGTTTTCTAACAAAAAGCAGTACTGTACAAAAAATGACCAAGTCGTCGAAGGTTTGTCTCCGTTGGTGACGGAAAGCTCTCCACAACAGTTGCTGTCGGAATCCACCAGCATTCATTACGGAGAAAGGCCTAATCTTAACA TTAATTGTGTGAAAGCAGAGCTTCTACTAGGTTTAAAAGGTTTGAGCGTGGGAGTTTTTGTGTGTGGTCCGAGGAAGATGAGGCAAGAGGTTGCAAAGATATGTTCTTTTCGTTCGCCTGAGAATCTTCAGTTTGAATCTATTAGCTTCAGCTGGTGA
- the LOC106434184 gene encoding probable ferric reduction oxidase 1 isoform X1 → MGLGEMSKEVTMKVIKLLMMAILMGTIVIWIMMPTSTYRKIWLTSMRAKLGKTTNFGKPGVNLLVYMFPMILLPSLGCIYLHLKKQTSVDQFRSGVERKKREKCSALRRPMLVKGPLGIVTVTELMFLTMFMALLLWSLTNYFYFTFVTVTPQSAAIHGDKLWEARLDSVAVRLGLAGNICLAFLFYPVSRGSSLLAAVGLTSESSIKYHIWVGHLVMILITSHGVCYVVYWISTNQVYQMLEWDRTSISNLAGEIALVAGLVMWTTTFPAIRKRFFEAFYYTHHLYIVFMLFFVFHVGISHSLISLPGFYIFVVDRFLRFLQSRNNVKLVSARVLPCDTVELNFSKNPMLMYSPTSILFVKIPSISKLQWHPFTITSSSKLEPEKLSVMIKGQGKWSTKLYQMLSSSDQIDRLTVSIEGPYGPTSTDFLRHDSLVMVSGGSGITPFISIIRDLIYLSSTSTCQIPKMTLICAFKHSSDLSMLDLILPISSDISSFLDIQIKAFVTRETESTHNKNIIKPLCFKPYVSDQPISPILGPNSWLCLATILSSSFMIFIIIIGIITRYHIYPIDQGLNKYTSAYKSIIYLLAISVSVVATSSIAVFSNKKQYCTKNDQVVEGLSPLVTESSPQQLLSESTSIHYGERPNLNINCVKAELLLGLKGLSVGVFVCGPRKMRQEVAKICSFRSPENLQFESISFSW, encoded by the exons ATGGGATTAGGAGAAATGAGTAAGGAAGTGACTATGAAGGTGATTAAGCTCTTAATGATGGCGATTCTGATGGGGACTATCGTGATTTGGATCATGATGCCGACTTCTACTTACAGGAAGATCTGGTTAACATCCATGCGTGCCAAGCTCGGCAAAACGACTAATTTCGGGAAACCAG GAGTGAACCTTTTAGTTTACATGTTCCCAATGATTCTATTGCCTTCTCTGGGATGTATCTACCTTCACTTGAAGAAACAAACTAGTGTTGACCAATTTCGTAG TGGggtggagaggaagaagagagagaagtgtAGTGCATTAAGAAGACCAATGTTAGTGAAGGGACCATTAGGAATAGTGACAGTGACCGAGCTTATGTTCTTGACGATGTTCATGGCTCTTCTTCTTTGGAGCTTAACCAATTACTTTTACTTTACTTTTGTCACCGTCACGCCTCAATCAGCAGCAATCCACGGAGATAAACT atgGGAAGCAAGACTGGATTCAGTAGCAGTACGGTTAGGTCTAGCCGGGAACATATGCTTGGCGTTCTTGTTCTATCCAGTGTCTCGTGGCTCGTCGTTGCTAGCTGCAGTTGGGCTAACGTCAGAGTCAAGCATCAAGTACCATATATGGGTCGGCCACTTGGTCATGATCTTAATCACTAGCCATGGCGTTTGTTACGTTGTCTATTGGATATCCACAAATCAAGTCTATCAG ATGTTGGAGTGGGATAGGACGTCTATCTCGAATTTAGCCGGAGAGATAGCTTTGGTGGCCGGACTTGTAATGTGGACCACCACATTTCCCGcaataagaaagagattcttcgAAGCCTTCTACTACACTCACCACCTCTACATCGTCTTCATGCTCTTCTTTGTCTTCCACGTTGGCATCTCTCACTCGTTGATCTCTTTACCCGGTTTCTACATCTTCGTCGTCGATCGTTTCTTGAGATTTCTTCAGTCGCGCAACAATGTCAAGCTAGTCTCTGCTCGTGTCCTTCCTTGTGATACGGTCGAGCTCAATTTCTCCAAAAACCCTA TGCTGATGTATAGCCCGACGAGTATATTGTTCGTGAAAATACCGAGTATTTCCAAGCTTCAGTGGCATCCATTTACGATAACTTCTAGTAGTAAACTCGAACCAGAGAAGCTAAGTGTTATGATAAAGGGCCAAGGCAAATGGTCCACTAAGCTTTACCAGATGCTTTCTTCTTCTGATCAGATCGACCGCCTCACTGTTTCCATTGAAGGACCATACGGCCCTACTTCCACTGACTTCTTACG acATGACTCTCTAGTTATGGTGAGTGGAGGTAGTGGGATTACACCGTTCATATCCATAATCCGAGACCTAATCTACTTAAGCTCAACTAGCACTTGTCAAATCCCCAAAATGACGCTAATCTGCGCGTTTAAGCACTCCTCTGACCTCTCCATGCTTGACCTAATCTTACCCATCTCCAGTGACATCTCCTCGTTTTTAGATATACAGATCAAAGCCTTCGTCACCCGAGAGACAGAATCAACTCACAACAAGAACATCATCAAACCTCTCTGTTTCAAACCATATGTCTCAGACCAACCCATCTCACCTATACTTGGACCCAACTCATGGCTCTGTCTCGCCACCATCCTCTCTTCTTCATTCATGATCTTTATTATCATCATCGGAATTATCACGAGATATCACATTTACCCAATTGATCAAGGCTTGAATAAGTACACATCGGCTTATAAATCTATCATCTACCTTCTAGCAATCTCCGTTAGCGTGGTGGCTACGTCTTCAATCGCTGTGTTTTCTAACAAAAAGCAGTACTGTACAAAAAATGACCAAGTCGTCGAAGGTTTGTCTCCGTTGGTGACGGAAAGCTCTCCACAACAGTTGCTGTCGGAATCCACCAGCATTCATTACGGAGAAAGGCCTAATCTTAACA TTAATTGTGTGAAAGCAGAGCTTCTACTAGGTTTAAAAGGTTTGAGCGTGGGAGTTTTTGTGTGTGGTCCGAGGAAGATGAGGCAAGAGGTTGCAAAGATATGTTCTTTTCGTTCGCCTGAGAATCTTCAGTTTGAATCTATTAGCTTCAGCTGGTGA
- the LOC106434184 gene encoding probable ferric reduction oxidase 1 isoform X3: MGLGEMSKEVTMKVIKLLMMAILMGTIVIWIMMPTSTYRKIWLTSMRAKLGKTTNFGKPGVNLLVYMFPMILLPSLGCIYLHLKKQTSVDQFRSGVERKKREKCSALRRPMLVKGPLGIVTVTELMFLTMFMALLLWSLTNYFYFTFVTVTPQSAAIHGDKLWEARLDSVAVRLGLAGNICLAFLFYPVSRGSSLLAAVGLTSESSIKYHIWVGHLVMILITSHGVCYVVYWISTNQVYQMLEWDRTSISNLAGEIALVAGLVMWTTTFPAIRKRFFEAFYYTHHLYIVFMLFFVFHVGISHSLISLPGFYIFVVDRFLRFLQSRNNVKLVSARVLPCDTVELNFSKNPMLMYSPTSILFVKIPSISKLQWHPFTITSSSKLEPEKLSVMIKGQGKWSTKLYQMLSSSDQIDRLTVSIEGPYGPTSTDFLRHDSLVMVSGGSGITPFISIIRDLIYLSSTSTCQIPKMTLICAFKHSSDLSMLDLILPISSDISSFLDIQIKAFVTRETESTHNKNIIKPLCFKPYVSDQPISPILGPNSWLCLATILSSSFMIFIIIIGIITRYHIYPIDQGLNKYTSAYKSIIYLLAISVSVVATSSIAVFSNKKQYCTKNDQVVEGLSPLVTESSPQQLLSESTSIHYGERPNLNKLLLGLKGLSVGVFVCGPRKMRQEVAKICSFRSPENLQFESISFSW, translated from the exons ATGGGATTAGGAGAAATGAGTAAGGAAGTGACTATGAAGGTGATTAAGCTCTTAATGATGGCGATTCTGATGGGGACTATCGTGATTTGGATCATGATGCCGACTTCTACTTACAGGAAGATCTGGTTAACATCCATGCGTGCCAAGCTCGGCAAAACGACTAATTTCGGGAAACCAG GAGTGAACCTTTTAGTTTACATGTTCCCAATGATTCTATTGCCTTCTCTGGGATGTATCTACCTTCACTTGAAGAAACAAACTAGTGTTGACCAATTTCGTAG TGGggtggagaggaagaagagagagaagtgtAGTGCATTAAGAAGACCAATGTTAGTGAAGGGACCATTAGGAATAGTGACAGTGACCGAGCTTATGTTCTTGACGATGTTCATGGCTCTTCTTCTTTGGAGCTTAACCAATTACTTTTACTTTACTTTTGTCACCGTCACGCCTCAATCAGCAGCAATCCACGGAGATAAACT atgGGAAGCAAGACTGGATTCAGTAGCAGTACGGTTAGGTCTAGCCGGGAACATATGCTTGGCGTTCTTGTTCTATCCAGTGTCTCGTGGCTCGTCGTTGCTAGCTGCAGTTGGGCTAACGTCAGAGTCAAGCATCAAGTACCATATATGGGTCGGCCACTTGGTCATGATCTTAATCACTAGCCATGGCGTTTGTTACGTTGTCTATTGGATATCCACAAATCAAGTCTATCAG ATGTTGGAGTGGGATAGGACGTCTATCTCGAATTTAGCCGGAGAGATAGCTTTGGTGGCCGGACTTGTAATGTGGACCACCACATTTCCCGcaataagaaagagattcttcgAAGCCTTCTACTACACTCACCACCTCTACATCGTCTTCATGCTCTTCTTTGTCTTCCACGTTGGCATCTCTCACTCGTTGATCTCTTTACCCGGTTTCTACATCTTCGTCGTCGATCGTTTCTTGAGATTTCTTCAGTCGCGCAACAATGTCAAGCTAGTCTCTGCTCGTGTCCTTCCTTGTGATACGGTCGAGCTCAATTTCTCCAAAAACCCTA TGCTGATGTATAGCCCGACGAGTATATTGTTCGTGAAAATACCGAGTATTTCCAAGCTTCAGTGGCATCCATTTACGATAACTTCTAGTAGTAAACTCGAACCAGAGAAGCTAAGTGTTATGATAAAGGGCCAAGGCAAATGGTCCACTAAGCTTTACCAGATGCTTTCTTCTTCTGATCAGATCGACCGCCTCACTGTTTCCATTGAAGGACCATACGGCCCTACTTCCACTGACTTCTTACG acATGACTCTCTAGTTATGGTGAGTGGAGGTAGTGGGATTACACCGTTCATATCCATAATCCGAGACCTAATCTACTTAAGCTCAACTAGCACTTGTCAAATCCCCAAAATGACGCTAATCTGCGCGTTTAAGCACTCCTCTGACCTCTCCATGCTTGACCTAATCTTACCCATCTCCAGTGACATCTCCTCGTTTTTAGATATACAGATCAAAGCCTTCGTCACCCGAGAGACAGAATCAACTCACAACAAGAACATCATCAAACCTCTCTGTTTCAAACCATATGTCTCAGACCAACCCATCTCACCTATACTTGGACCCAACTCATGGCTCTGTCTCGCCACCATCCTCTCTTCTTCATTCATGATCTTTATTATCATCATCGGAATTATCACGAGATATCACATTTACCCAATTGATCAAGGCTTGAATAAGTACACATCGGCTTATAAATCTATCATCTACCTTCTAGCAATCTCCGTTAGCGTGGTGGCTACGTCTTCAATCGCTGTGTTTTCTAACAAAAAGCAGTACTGTACAAAAAATGACCAAGTCGTCGAAGGTTTGTCTCCGTTGGTGACGGAAAGCTCTCCACAACAGTTGCTGTCGGAATCCACCAGCATTCATTACGGAGAAAGGCCTAATCTTAACA AGCTTCTACTAGGTTTAAAAGGTTTGAGCGTGGGAGTTTTTGTGTGTGGTCCGAGGAAGATGAGGCAAGAGGTTGCAAAGATATGTTCTTTTCGTTCGCCTGAGAATCTTCAGTTTGAATCTATTAGCTTCAGCTGGTGA
- the LOC106434184 gene encoding probable ferric reduction oxidase 1 isoform X5, which yields MSKEVTMKVIKLLMMAILMGTIVIWIMMPTSTYRKIWLTSMRAKLGKTTNFGKPAIHGDKLWEARLDSVAVRLGLAGNICLAFLFYPVSRGSSLLAAVGLTSESSIKYHIWVGHLVMILITSHGVCYVVYWISTNQVYQMLEWDRTSISNLAGEIALVAGLVMWTTTFPAIRKRFFEAFYYTHHLYIVFMLFFVFHVGISHSLISLPGFYIFVVDRFLRFLQSRNNVKLVSARVLPCDTVELNFSKNPMLMYSPTSILFVKIPSISKLQWHPFTITSSSKLEPEKLSVMIKGQGKWSTKLYQMLSSSDQIDRLTVSIEGPYGPTSTDFLRHDSLVMVSGGSGITPFISIIRDLIYLSSTSTCQIPKMTLICAFKHSSDLSMLDLILPISSDISSFLDIQIKAFVTRETESTHNKNIIKPLCFKPYVSDQPISPILGPNSWLCLATILSSSFMIFIIIIGIITRYHIYPIDQGLNKYTSAYKSIIYLLAISVSVVATSSIAVFSNKKQYCTKNDQVVEGLSPLVTESSPQQLLSESTSIHYGERPNLNINCVKAELLLGLKGLSVGVFVCGPRKMRQEVAKICSFRSPENLQFESISFSW from the exons ATGAGTAAGGAAGTGACTATGAAGGTGATTAAGCTCTTAATGATGGCGATTCTGATGGGGACTATCGTGATTTGGATCATGATGCCGACTTCTACTTACAGGAAGATCTGGTTAACATCCATGCGTGCCAAGCTCGGCAAAACGACTAATTTCGGGAAACCAG CAATCCACGGAGATAAACT atgGGAAGCAAGACTGGATTCAGTAGCAGTACGGTTAGGTCTAGCCGGGAACATATGCTTGGCGTTCTTGTTCTATCCAGTGTCTCGTGGCTCGTCGTTGCTAGCTGCAGTTGGGCTAACGTCAGAGTCAAGCATCAAGTACCATATATGGGTCGGCCACTTGGTCATGATCTTAATCACTAGCCATGGCGTTTGTTACGTTGTCTATTGGATATCCACAAATCAAGTCTATCAG ATGTTGGAGTGGGATAGGACGTCTATCTCGAATTTAGCCGGAGAGATAGCTTTGGTGGCCGGACTTGTAATGTGGACCACCACATTTCCCGcaataagaaagagattcttcgAAGCCTTCTACTACACTCACCACCTCTACATCGTCTTCATGCTCTTCTTTGTCTTCCACGTTGGCATCTCTCACTCGTTGATCTCTTTACCCGGTTTCTACATCTTCGTCGTCGATCGTTTCTTGAGATTTCTTCAGTCGCGCAACAATGTCAAGCTAGTCTCTGCTCGTGTCCTTCCTTGTGATACGGTCGAGCTCAATTTCTCCAAAAACCCTA TGCTGATGTATAGCCCGACGAGTATATTGTTCGTGAAAATACCGAGTATTTCCAAGCTTCAGTGGCATCCATTTACGATAACTTCTAGTAGTAAACTCGAACCAGAGAAGCTAAGTGTTATGATAAAGGGCCAAGGCAAATGGTCCACTAAGCTTTACCAGATGCTTTCTTCTTCTGATCAGATCGACCGCCTCACTGTTTCCATTGAAGGACCATACGGCCCTACTTCCACTGACTTCTTACG acATGACTCTCTAGTTATGGTGAGTGGAGGTAGTGGGATTACACCGTTCATATCCATAATCCGAGACCTAATCTACTTAAGCTCAACTAGCACTTGTCAAATCCCCAAAATGACGCTAATCTGCGCGTTTAAGCACTCCTCTGACCTCTCCATGCTTGACCTAATCTTACCCATCTCCAGTGACATCTCCTCGTTTTTAGATATACAGATCAAAGCCTTCGTCACCCGAGAGACAGAATCAACTCACAACAAGAACATCATCAAACCTCTCTGTTTCAAACCATATGTCTCAGACCAACCCATCTCACCTATACTTGGACCCAACTCATGGCTCTGTCTCGCCACCATCCTCTCTTCTTCATTCATGATCTTTATTATCATCATCGGAATTATCACGAGATATCACATTTACCCAATTGATCAAGGCTTGAATAAGTACACATCGGCTTATAAATCTATCATCTACCTTCTAGCAATCTCCGTTAGCGTGGTGGCTACGTCTTCAATCGCTGTGTTTTCTAACAAAAAGCAGTACTGTACAAAAAATGACCAAGTCGTCGAAGGTTTGTCTCCGTTGGTGACGGAAAGCTCTCCACAACAGTTGCTGTCGGAATCCACCAGCATTCATTACGGAGAAAGGCCTAATCTTAACA TTAATTGTGTGAAAGCAGAGCTTCTACTAGGTTTAAAAGGTTTGAGCGTGGGAGTTTTTGTGTGTGGTCCGAGGAAGATGAGGCAAGAGGTTGCAAAGATATGTTCTTTTCGTTCGCCTGAGAATCTTCAGTTTGAATCTATTAGCTTCAGCTGGTGA
- the LOC106434184 gene encoding probable ferric reduction oxidase 1 isoform X4 — MGLGEMSKEVTMKVIKLLMMAILMGTIVIWIMMPTSTYRKIWLTSMRAKLGKTTNFGKPAIHGDKLWEARLDSVAVRLGLAGNICLAFLFYPVSRGSSLLAAVGLTSESSIKYHIWVGHLVMILITSHGVCYVVYWISTNQVYQMLEWDRTSISNLAGEIALVAGLVMWTTTFPAIRKRFFEAFYYTHHLYIVFMLFFVFHVGISHSLISLPGFYIFVVDRFLRFLQSRNNVKLVSARVLPCDTVELNFSKNPMLMYSPTSILFVKIPSISKLQWHPFTITSSSKLEPEKLSVMIKGQGKWSTKLYQMLSSSDQIDRLTVSIEGPYGPTSTDFLRHDSLVMVSGGSGITPFISIIRDLIYLSSTSTCQIPKMTLICAFKHSSDLSMLDLILPISSDISSFLDIQIKAFVTRETESTHNKNIIKPLCFKPYVSDQPISPILGPNSWLCLATILSSSFMIFIIIIGIITRYHIYPIDQGLNKYTSAYKSIIYLLAISVSVVATSSIAVFSNKKQYCTKNDQVVEGLSPLVTESSPQQLLSESTSIHYGERPNLNINCVKAELLLGLKGLSVGVFVCGPRKMRQEVAKICSFRSPENLQFESISFSW, encoded by the exons ATGGGATTAGGAGAAATGAGTAAGGAAGTGACTATGAAGGTGATTAAGCTCTTAATGATGGCGATTCTGATGGGGACTATCGTGATTTGGATCATGATGCCGACTTCTACTTACAGGAAGATCTGGTTAACATCCATGCGTGCCAAGCTCGGCAAAACGACTAATTTCGGGAAACCAG CAATCCACGGAGATAAACT atgGGAAGCAAGACTGGATTCAGTAGCAGTACGGTTAGGTCTAGCCGGGAACATATGCTTGGCGTTCTTGTTCTATCCAGTGTCTCGTGGCTCGTCGTTGCTAGCTGCAGTTGGGCTAACGTCAGAGTCAAGCATCAAGTACCATATATGGGTCGGCCACTTGGTCATGATCTTAATCACTAGCCATGGCGTTTGTTACGTTGTCTATTGGATATCCACAAATCAAGTCTATCAG ATGTTGGAGTGGGATAGGACGTCTATCTCGAATTTAGCCGGAGAGATAGCTTTGGTGGCCGGACTTGTAATGTGGACCACCACATTTCCCGcaataagaaagagattcttcgAAGCCTTCTACTACACTCACCACCTCTACATCGTCTTCATGCTCTTCTTTGTCTTCCACGTTGGCATCTCTCACTCGTTGATCTCTTTACCCGGTTTCTACATCTTCGTCGTCGATCGTTTCTTGAGATTTCTTCAGTCGCGCAACAATGTCAAGCTAGTCTCTGCTCGTGTCCTTCCTTGTGATACGGTCGAGCTCAATTTCTCCAAAAACCCTA TGCTGATGTATAGCCCGACGAGTATATTGTTCGTGAAAATACCGAGTATTTCCAAGCTTCAGTGGCATCCATTTACGATAACTTCTAGTAGTAAACTCGAACCAGAGAAGCTAAGTGTTATGATAAAGGGCCAAGGCAAATGGTCCACTAAGCTTTACCAGATGCTTTCTTCTTCTGATCAGATCGACCGCCTCACTGTTTCCATTGAAGGACCATACGGCCCTACTTCCACTGACTTCTTACG acATGACTCTCTAGTTATGGTGAGTGGAGGTAGTGGGATTACACCGTTCATATCCATAATCCGAGACCTAATCTACTTAAGCTCAACTAGCACTTGTCAAATCCCCAAAATGACGCTAATCTGCGCGTTTAAGCACTCCTCTGACCTCTCCATGCTTGACCTAATCTTACCCATCTCCAGTGACATCTCCTCGTTTTTAGATATACAGATCAAAGCCTTCGTCACCCGAGAGACAGAATCAACTCACAACAAGAACATCATCAAACCTCTCTGTTTCAAACCATATGTCTCAGACCAACCCATCTCACCTATACTTGGACCCAACTCATGGCTCTGTCTCGCCACCATCCTCTCTTCTTCATTCATGATCTTTATTATCATCATCGGAATTATCACGAGATATCACATTTACCCAATTGATCAAGGCTTGAATAAGTACACATCGGCTTATAAATCTATCATCTACCTTCTAGCAATCTCCGTTAGCGTGGTGGCTACGTCTTCAATCGCTGTGTTTTCTAACAAAAAGCAGTACTGTACAAAAAATGACCAAGTCGTCGAAGGTTTGTCTCCGTTGGTGACGGAAAGCTCTCCACAACAGTTGCTGTCGGAATCCACCAGCATTCATTACGGAGAAAGGCCTAATCTTAACA TTAATTGTGTGAAAGCAGAGCTTCTACTAGGTTTAAAAGGTTTGAGCGTGGGAGTTTTTGTGTGTGGTCCGAGGAAGATGAGGCAAGAGGTTGCAAAGATATGTTCTTTTCGTTCGCCTGAGAATCTTCAGTTTGAATCTATTAGCTTCAGCTGGTGA